The genomic DNA GACGACAGAACAGCTAAACGCGGAGCTTGAAGGCCAGGAAGCCGAGACGGTGATCCGCCGCGCGTGGGAGACGTTTGGCGAGGATTTGGTGTTTGCGACCTCGCTGGCGGCGGAGGACCAGATCATCACCGAAATCATCGCCCGCAACCGCTGGCCGATTGCGCTGGTGACGTTGGACACGGGTCGGCTCTTTCCGGAGACTTACGCCTTGCTGGCGGAGACGGAGCGGCGTTACGGGATCAAGATCCGGGTGTTCTTCCCCGATCACGTGCAGGTCGAGGAGATGGTGGCAGAGCAGGGGATCAATCTTTTCTATGACCGTGTTGAGAATCGGCAGCGGTGCTGCCGCGTGCGCAAGATTGAGCCGCTGAGGCGGGCGCTCGCACCCTATCGGGCGTGGGTCTGCGGCCTGCGCCGCGAGCAGTCGGTCACGCGCACCGCGACCCGGGTCGTCGAGCACGACGCCGCGAACGGGTTGGTGAAGATCAGCCCGCTGGCGGACTGGGACGAGCAGCGGGTGTGGGCCGCGATCGCCGCGCGGCAGGTCCCCTACAGCCCGTTGCATGACCAAGGCTTCCGCAGCATCGGTTGCGCGTGCTGCACGCGTGCGGTGACGCGCACCGAGGGCGTCCGCTCCGGCCGCTGGTGGTGGGAAGAGCCCGAACACAAGGAGTGCGGACTGCATGTGGGCACACGCCACCCCAACGCTGAACCTTCAACCCTTCCAGGAGAACGGACATGAGCGACACATCCCTGAATCAACTCAAACAACTCGAAGCCGAGAGCATCCACATCTTCCGCGATGCGGCGAGCCAGGCGCAGAACCCGATTCTGCTCTACTCCATTGGCAAGGACTCCTCCGTGCTGGTGCGGCTGGCGCAGAAGGCCTTCTATCCGGGGCGTCTGCCCTTCAAGCTGCTGCACATCAACACCACGTGGAAGTTCCGGGAGATGATCGCCTTCCGAGACCGTTTCTGCGCGGAGCAGGGGCTTGAGCTGATCGTCCGCTCGAACGAGCAGGGGCTTGCGGACGGCGTCAACCCCTTCGACTACGGCAGCCGCAAATACACCGACATCATGAAGACGCAGGCCCTGCTGCAGACGCTGAAGGAGGGTAAGCACGATCTGGCCTTCGGCGGCGCGCGCCGCGACGAGGAGAAATCGCGCGCCAAGGAGCGGGTCTTCTCCTTCCGCGACAAGCACCAGCAGTGGGACCCCAAGAACCAGCGGCCCGAGCTGTGGAACATCTACAACGCGCGGGTCAGCCCCGGCGAGAGCGTGCGGGTCTTCCCGCTCTCCAACTGGACCGAGGTTGACATCTGGCAGTACATCCGGCACGAGAAAATCCCGATCGTGCCGCTCTACTTCGCCGCGCCGCGTCCGGTGGTGGAACGCGACGGCCAGTGGATCCTGGTGGATGACGAGCGGATGCGCCTGCACCCGGGCGAGCGCCCGGTCCAAAAGATGGTGCGCTTCCGGACGCTGGGCTGCTACCCGCTCACCGGCGCCGTCGAATCGCAGGCGACAACCATCGAGGAGATCGTGGCCGAAACGCTGCAGGTGCGCGTGAGCGAACGCTCGACACGGGTTATCGATCACGACGGCGATTCGTCCATGGAGCAGAAGAAACGCGAAGGGTATTTCTAAAAACCGGAAGGACGCCGCCCCGGGCCGTCCGCAGCGCAAAGGAGAACGTCGCATGAACCCCATTGAAGCCTATCTGGACGAGTACGAGAACAAGAACCTGCTGCGCTTCATCACCTGCGGCTCGGTCGATGACGGCAAATCGACGCTGATCGGCCGCCTGCTGTACGACAGCAAGTTGATCTATGAGGACCAGCTCAGCGCGCTGCAGGATGCGAGCGAGAAGAACGGCACCACGGGCGCCGGGCAAATCGATTACGCCCTGCTGCTGGACGGGCTGAAGGCCGAGCGGGAGCAGGGGATCACCATCGACGTGGCCTACCGCTATTTCTCGACGCCGCGGCGCAAATTCATCATCGCCGACACGCCGGGGCACGAGCAGTATACGCGCAACATGGCCACGGGCGCCTCCACCGCCAATCTGGCCGTGATCCTCATCGACGCGCGCACCGGCGTGGTGACGCAGACCCGACGCCACGCCTTCATCGCGTCGCTGCTGGGGATCAAGCACCTGTTGGTTGCGGTCAACAAGATGGATATCGGCGGGTACAACCACGAGACCTTCCTGACTATCCGGCAGGCCTTCAGCGACTTCGCGCAGAAGCTCGACATCCCGGATATCCGCTTTGTGCCGCTCTCTGCCCTGAAGGGGACGAATGTCGCGACCCGGACGCCTGAGCTGACGCCCTGGTACACCGGCCCTTCGTTGCTGGAACTGCTGGAGACGGTCGATATCTCGCAAGACACCAATGTTCGCGATTTCCGCTTTCCGGTGCAGGTCGTGACCCGGCCGCACCTGAACTTCCGAGGCTTTGCGGGTACCGTGGTCTCGGGCACGGTCAAACCCGGCGACGCCATCCGCGTGCTCCCCTCCAACAAGACGTCCCGGGTCAAGCGGATTGTGACGGCCGACGGCGATCTCGCCGCCGCCGCCGCCCCGCAGGCCGTTACCCTGGAACTGACCGACGAGGTGGACATCAGCAGCGGCGACATGATCGTTCACCACAACAACCTGCCGCGCGTCAAAGACCGCTTCGAGGCGATTGTGATCTGGATGAGCGAAGCGCCGCTGCGGGCGGGCGCGCAGGTTCTGGTGCGCCACGCCGGCCGCTTTGTCAAGGCGCGCATCGAGGCGCTCCTCTATGCCATCGACGTCAACACCATGGAGCAGAAGGCCGTCGAGGAGCTGACCCTGAACGGCATCGGCCGCGTGGTCGTCGAGACCACCCAGCCGATCTACTTCGACCCCTATTCGGAAAACCGTGCGACAGGCAGCCTGATCTTCGTGCATCCGGTCAGCAATGCCACGGCGGGCGCCGCGATGATCACCGACAGCGTCTTCGTCGACGCGGACACGCCGCGCGTGGTGAGCGACGCGGCCACCCTGTTGAGAGGCCATGTGGAGCGACGCGAGTTCCACTGGGAGACGGGCCTGGTCTCTTCCAAAGACCGCCTGATCCGCAACCGCCACGTCGGCAAGGCCGTGATCATCACCGGCGCCTCGGCGTCGGCGGTCCAGGCCTTCGGCAAGGAGTTGGAACTGCGCCTCTTCAAGCTGAACCTGAACTCCTACTTCCTCGGCTTCTCGAGCCTCTCGCGCGGGCTGGCGTCCGACGTGCAGGACAATCGCTCGGAGCACGACGCGCAGATCCAGCGCCTGGGCGAGCTGGCCCGCATCCTGACCGATGCCGGGCTTATTTTCATCACGGCCCTGCCGACGGTCGATGCCTACACGGTCAGGCGCCTCAATGTCCTGAACCAGCCCAATGAGCTGCTGGTGGTCGCACTCGGGGAACCGTCCGCGCACGGGGTCCCGGTCACGATCACCATCGGCGAGCCGGAATCGGTCGAACACAAGGTCGAGGCGGTGCTGAACCTGCTGGTCAACCAACGGGTGATCCCCGACTACTGCATCTGATTGCCGGCGCTTGAAGGGGTTTGGCACGATCCGCAAGGAGTAACGATGGCCGCAGCAACCTATCTGTATCCATATTTTGTGACTGAGAAACCGCGCGCGCGTGAGCGTATTCCGCATTTTCCCGGCGTCTATCGCTGGGGCGTGGACACGTTGCTACGCGATATGCAGGCGTCGGTCGATGCGGGCGTGCGGGCGTTTCTTCTGTTTGGCGTGCCGCAGCGCAAAGACCGGG from Lentisphaerota bacterium includes the following:
- a CDS encoding phosphoadenylyl-sulfate reductase produces the protein MTTEQLNAELEGQEAETVIRRAWETFGEDLVFATSLAAEDQIITEIIARNRWPIALVTLDTGRLFPETYALLAETERRYGIKIRVFFPDHVQVEEMVAEQGINLFYDRVENRQRCCRVRKIEPLRRALAPYRAWVCGLRREQSVTRTATRVVEHDAANGLVKISPLADWDEQRVWAAIAARQVPYSPLHDQGFRSIGCACCTRAVTRTEGVRSGRWWWEEPEHKECGLHVGTRHPNAEPSTLPGERT
- the cysN gene encoding sulfate adenylyltransferase subunit CysN, which codes for MNPIEAYLDEYENKNLLRFITCGSVDDGKSTLIGRLLYDSKLIYEDQLSALQDASEKNGTTGAGQIDYALLLDGLKAEREQGITIDVAYRYFSTPRRKFIIADTPGHEQYTRNMATGASTANLAVILIDARTGVVTQTRRHAFIASLLGIKHLLVAVNKMDIGGYNHETFLTIRQAFSDFAQKLDIPDIRFVPLSALKGTNVATRTPELTPWYTGPSLLELLETVDISQDTNVRDFRFPVQVVTRPHLNFRGFAGTVVSGTVKPGDAIRVLPSNKTSRVKRIVTADGDLAAAAAPQAVTLELTDEVDISSGDMIVHHNNLPRVKDRFEAIVIWMSEAPLRAGAQVLVRHAGRFVKARIEALLYAIDVNTMEQKAVEELTLNGIGRVVVETTQPIYFDPYSENRATGSLIFVHPVSNATAGAAMITDSVFVDADTPRVVSDAATLLRGHVERREFHWETGLVSSKDRLIRNRHVGKAVIITGASASAVQAFGKELELRLFKLNLNSYFLGFSSLSRGLASDVQDNRSEHDAQIQRLGELARILTDAGLIFITALPTVDAYTVRRLNVLNQPNELLVVALGEPSAHGVPVTITIGEPESVEHKVEAVLNLLVNQRVIPDYCI
- the cysD gene encoding sulfate adenylyltransferase subunit CysD — its product is MSDTSLNQLKQLEAESIHIFRDAASQAQNPILLYSIGKDSSVLVRLAQKAFYPGRLPFKLLHINTTWKFREMIAFRDRFCAEQGLELIVRSNEQGLADGVNPFDYGSRKYTDIMKTQALLQTLKEGKHDLAFGGARRDEEKSRAKERVFSFRDKHQQWDPKNQRPELWNIYNARVSPGESVRVFPLSNWTEVDIWQYIRHEKIPIVPLYFAAPRPVVERDGQWILVDDERMRLHPGERPVQKMVRFRTLGCYPLTGAVESQATTIEEIVAETLQVRVSERSTRVIDHDGDSSMEQKKREGYF